In the genome of Notamacropus eugenii isolate mMacEug1 chromosome 5, mMacEug1.pri_v2, whole genome shotgun sequence, one region contains:
- the DDX18 gene encoding ATP-dependent RNA helicase DDX18 → MSHLPMKLLRKKIEKRNEKLRQRNQRLKQKEALRASIPEAQDEHVLEETVEEAKVEKSSKKSTVLAASEESTAQLPNSELKKKKKKKKRKITADTEPENKKAKTEDQDESDEEGEKNPKIKENTVEDQKEDAEMPSLPLGLTGSFEDTSFTSLSNIVNENTLKAIAEMGFTHMTEIQHKSIRPLLEGRDILAAAKTGSGKTLAFLIPSIELIVKLKFMPRNGTGVLILSPTRELAMQTFGVLKELMSHHVHTYGLIMGGSNRSAEAQKLANGINIIVATPGRLLDHMQNTPGFMFKNLQCLVIDEADRILEVGFEEEMKQIIKLLPKRRQTMLFSATQTRKVEDLAKISLKKEPLYVGVDDDKDTATVDGLEQGYVVCPSEKRFLLLFTFLKKNRKKKLMVFFSSCMSVKYHYELLNYIDLPVMAIHGKQKQNKRTTTFFQFCNADSGILLCTDVAARGLDIPEVDWIVQYDPPDDPKEYIHRVGRTARGINGRGHALLILRPEELGFLRYLKQAKVPLSEFEFSWSKISDIQSQLEKLIEKNYFLHKSAQEAYKSYVRAYDSHSLKQIYNVNNLNLPQVALSFGFKVPPFVDLNLNSSQGKRLQKRGGGGGFGYQKPKNVHKSKIFKHISKKKSDGRQFSH, encoded by the exons ATGTCGCACCTTCCGATGAAGCTGCTGCGCAAGAAGATCGAGAAGCGCAATGAGAAGCTGCGTCAGAGGAACCAGCGGCTGAAGCAGAAAG AGGCCTTGAGGGCCAGTATACCAGAAGCCCAAGATGAGCATGTATTAGAAGAAACAGTAGAAGAAGCAAAAGTGGAAAAATCTTCTAAGAAATCTACAGTATTGGCAGCCAGCGAAGAGTCAACCGCACAGCTTCCTAAttctgaattaaaaaagaaaaagaagaagaagaagaggaaaataacagctgATACAGAACCTG aaaacaaaaaagcaaaaactgaagACCAAGACGAGTCTGATGAGGAAggtgaaaaaaatcccaaaataaaagaaaacactgTGGAGGATCAGAAAGAGGATGCTGAAATGCCCAGCCTCCCTCTTGGACTAACAG GATCCTTTGAGGATACTTCATTCACTTCGCTTAGTAATATCGTCAACGAAAACACTCTGAAGGCAATAGCAGAAATGGGTTTTACTCACATGACTGAGATTCAGCATAAAAGTATCAGACCACTTCTAGAAGGCAG ggATATTCTAGCAGCTGCAAAAACAGGCAGTGGCAAAACCCTAGCATTTCTCATCCCTTCAATAGAACTTATTGTCAAGTTAAAGTTCATGCCTAGGAATG gAACAGGGGTCCTTATCCTCTCACCTACTCGGGAGCTGGCTATGCAGACCTTTGGTGTGCTTAAAGAACTAATGTCTCACCATGTACATACCTATGGTTTGATCATGGGAGGCAGTAACAGATCTGCAGAGGCACAGAAACTTGCAAATGGGATCAACATTATTGTGGCAACACCTGGCCGACTTCTGGACCATATGCAG aacaCCCCAGGATTTATGTTTAAAAACCTGCAGTGTCTTGTTATTGACGAGGCTGACAGAATTCTTGAGGTTGGGTTTGAGGAAGAGATGAAGCAGATCATCAAACTTCTGCCAA AACGCAGACAAACAATGCTCTTTTCTGCCACACAAACTCGTAAGGTAGAAGATTTGGCAAAGATTTCCCTTAAGAAGGAACCGTTGTATGTTGGTGTTGATGATGATAAAGATACTGCAACAGTAGATGGTCTTGAACAG GGATATGTTGTTTGTCCATCTGAGAAAAGGTTTCTTCTACTCTTTACATTCCTCAAGAAGAACCGTAAGAAGAAGCtgatggtatttttttcttcatgtatgTCAGTAAAATACCATTATGAGCTTCTGAACTACATTGATTTACCTGTCATGGCCATTCAT ggcaaacagaagcaaaataaacggACAACTACGTTCTTTCAGTTCTGCAATGCAGATTCTGGAATTTTGCTGTGTACAGATGTGGCTGCCAGAGGGCTAGATATCCCAGAAGTAGATTGGATTGTCCAGTATGACCCACCAGATGATCCAAAG gAATATATTCATCGTGTAGGTAGAACAGCCAGAGGCATAAATGGAAGAGGTCATGCTCTACTTATTTTACGACCAGAAGAGTTGGGTTTTCTTCGTTACCTGAAGCAAGCCAAG gTACCATTAAGTGAATTTGAATTTTCCTGGTCAAAAATTTCCGACATTCAGTCTCag TTGGAAAAACTAATTGAGAAGAACTACTTCCTTCATAAATCAGCACAGGAGGCATATAAATCCTACGTTCGAGCATATGATTCCCATTCTCTGAAGCAAATCTACAATGTTAACAACTTAAATTTACCTCAAGTTGCTTTATCATTTGGTTTCAAAGTACCTCCATTTGTTGACCTAA